One part of the Aurantibacillus circumpalustris genome encodes these proteins:
- a CDS encoding SiaB family protein kinase produces MDVFDIYDKMERNNILLSFKGEITSDLLTSILQIMENKMDNMQEEPKMKKKVYNVLVECLQNLYHHLDEITEVDSEKIRSAIFTIGKIDNKYSIITGNYILNENINGLRARLDEVNSLSKEELKEYYKRVLNNGEMSLKGGGGLGMIDIARKTGEKLEYNFLEIDNKVSFFTLNIKVSNQQN; encoded by the coding sequence GTGGACGTTTTCGATATATACGATAAGATGGAACGCAATAATATTTTGCTATCCTTCAAAGGAGAAATTACATCTGATTTATTAACGTCTATTCTTCAAATAATGGAGAATAAAATGGATAATATGCAGGAAGAGCCTAAGATGAAGAAAAAGGTTTACAATGTTTTAGTTGAATGCCTTCAAAATTTATATCATCACCTCGATGAGATCACTGAAGTAGACTCCGAAAAAATTAGATCAGCAATTTTCACTATAGGTAAAATCGATAATAAATATTCAATCATTACTGGAAATTATATTTTGAATGAAAATATAAATGGTCTAAGAGCCAGACTTGACGAGGTTAACTCACTAAGTAAAGAAGAACTGAAAGAATATTACAAAAGGGTTTTAAATAACGGTGAAATGTCGCTTAAAGGTGGGGGTGGTTTAGGCATGATAGATATTGCGAGAAAAACAGGAGAAAAATTAGAATATAATTTTTTGGAAATTGACAATAA